One region of Longimicrobiaceae bacterium genomic DNA includes:
- a CDS encoding LEA type 2 family protein produces the protein MTRSTIRAAFSLALVLLVTACGSFGFRQPEVTLEGVQLGGLGIRGGTLLVNVRVDNPNRFALNAERLRYDLAVRDPGAGSDTAWIDFASGTFDQDFSVGARATETVQIPVEFTYSGLGGAASSILRNGTFHYRAVGEVDVGTPVGTRAVPFRKRGTFTMAGSR, from the coding sequence ATGACACGCTCGACGATTCGCGCCGCCTTCTCGCTGGCGCTGGTGCTGCTGGTGACCGCCTGCGGGAGCTTCGGCTTCCGCCAGCCCGAGGTGACGCTGGAGGGGGTACAGCTCGGCGGGCTGGGCATTCGCGGCGGAACGCTGCTGGTGAACGTGCGGGTGGACAACCCCAACCGCTTCGCGCTGAACGCGGAGCGGCTGCGGTACGACCTCGCCGTGCGCGACCCCGGCGCGGGGAGCGACACCGCCTGGATCGACTTCGCCTCCGGCACCTTCGACCAGGATTTCTCCGTCGGCGCCCGCGCCACCGAGACGGTGCAGATCCCGGTGGAGTTCACCTACTCCGGGCTGGGTGGCGCCGCGTCGTCCATCCTCCGCAACGGGACCTTCCACTACCGCGCCGTGGGCGAGGTGGACGTGGGCACCCCCGTCGGCACCCGCGCCGTCCCCTTCCGCAAGCGCGGGACGTTCACCATGGCGGGATCGCGGTAA